The Abditibacteriaceae bacterium sequence AAATTAGGTCTCGCGCCCGGAGGTGGAGGTTCTCGCTATAACGACTTTTATAGCCAATTGATTTATGCCTCCTCGAGCAGCGGCATTCTCGACTTCGACAACGCACCCGGATTTTCCGCCGAAACCGACAGCGAAGAAGAAAGCACCGTTACGCTCGCACAACCGGGACAAGCGCTGTTTCCCGTTTTCGCCACCGAGCCGGAATGCCCGCCCCAAAAAGGCATCATAAATACGAGAACTGTAATCGGAGAAGACACCGATTTTCGCACGCAAAGTCTGGCCGACGCCGCTTATCGCGCACTCAATTTCGGCAGAGTGCGCCGTCGCGTTCAAACCGTATTCAACGTCGCCAACAACGCTCTGACAACAGATGGCGAAGCCGGTACAGCGGCTGCAATGCCTGCCGCCGTAGGAGCGCCGCCGCCAGCAAGCCCACAGGCTTTAAGGATGGCCGAAGCCGCGAGTTTCGCGCCTGTACAACTGCGAGAGAACTTTGCCGAAACCGCATTCTGGGCACCTTCGGTTGTAACCGAAGGCGGCAAAGCCAAAGTCACCGTGAAGTTCCCCGATTCGCTGACGCAGTGGCGCGTCGCCGCGCGCGGCCTGACGCAGGGCGATGCCAAACAAAGCGGTCTGGGACAAAAGGCGCTTGTCGGCGAAGGCACAACCGAAGCCGTAACAGCGAAATCGCTGGCGCTGCGAATGCAAGGGCCGCGTTTCTGGACAGAGCGCGACCGTGGTTTGCTGTCTGCTGTCATTCGGAACGGACGGACAAAACCTAAGCACATCAAGGTTTCGCTTCAAACCTCGTCGGCTTTGCGCCTGGCAACGACGAGTACGGTCGAATTCGACCGTACTTCGCATTTGCAAAAAGCATTGTCGAACACCATCGAAATCGCGCCCGGCGCAGAAATGCAAATCAACTGGCCGATTGAAGCGCTTTCCTCGGGTACTGCGACCGTTCGCATGACGGCGCAAAGCGATGAAGAAAGCGACGCGGTGCAAATGCAATTTCCCGTCGTGACACATGGCGCACCGCGTTTTGCGATGCGAAACGGCGTCGTGAACGCGGGAAGCAAATTAACTACGCACCTCGATTTGCCTCTGCAACGACAGCGCGGCGCGGGCCGGATTGTCATGCAAATTCAGCCCAGTCTTGCGGCGGCCATGCTCGACGCATTGCCGTATCTCGCCGATTACCCATACGGTTGCGTCGAGCAAACGATGTCGCGCTTTATGCCTGCTGTCGCTGCCGAACAGGCGCTGCAAAACAGCGGCGCGAACCTGCAACAGTTGCGCGCTCACGCTTTGGCCGAGGCGCGCGCTGCTCGCACGCGTGCTACTGCAGCCAATGTAAAAAACACCGGCTACACCTTGCCTTCGGGCTTGCCCGGAAGCCGCGACCAAAGCGCAATCGCGCCTTCGGATGCCACGCGCGCCAAAAATCCGGTCTACGACGAAGCGCTTTTACGCCGCATGACACGCGACGGTCTCAAGCGATTACAACAAATGCAGCGAAGTGACGGCGGTTGGGGCTGGTGGCCCGATTCGCCCGAGAGCGACACGGCGATGACGGCCTACGTCGTTTCCGGTCTGGAATTGCTGGGAGCGAAGGAACGCGGTGCAAGCGGGGCGCGCGCACTCGATCGCGGGCGCGCGTTTCTGGCGCGCGCGGCGTTGCGCGAATCCGACTTGCCGCTTTTATGTTCCATCGCCGAATCGCTGTGCCGCGCGCCCCGCAGTTCAGCGCCCAAATCGCCGTTTGCCACCGGACGACGTCTCGCTGCCGGTCGCTTGTTCCAGTCGCGCGCGAAACTCACACCTTACTCGCAGGCTCAACTGGCGCTCGCGTTGTGGAGCGCGGGCGAAGGTGCCAAAGCCGCCGTCGTCGTGCGAAACATGGAAAACAGCGTTTCGATTGACAAAGCGGCAAACGTCGCGCGCTGGAAAACCGGCGGAGAATCGTGGGATTGGTGGAGCAACGAAATCGAAACCAGCGCCATTGCTTTACGCGCCTTCTTGCGTATTGATCCGAAGAATGTTCTCGTTCCACTTCTGACAAACGGCCTTTTGGCTCAGTCTCGCGATGGCCACTGGCGCAGCACCAAGGAAACCGCGCACGCCGTTCTGGCGCTTTCCGATTCGATTCGCCTCAACCGCGAACTCGATGTCGATCTCAACGCGACGGTGACGCTTTCGGGCGCGCCGTTCAAAAAGGCCCAGCGCCGCAGTTTCCGCATTACGCGCGCCAATGCACTGACATTCGACAACCGCTTTATCGTGAGCGACAAAGATTTAGACGCGGGCAACTTTGCCGTGACCGTCGAAACGCGCGGGCGTGGGCGCTTGTATTGGAGCCTCGCGCGCGAATACTTTTCGCTCGAAGAACCGATTGCAGCGGGTGGTTCGGGTATCGCCATCGCCCGACGCTACATTAAGTTGCAGGAAGTGAAAACGAAAAACGGCGTGCAGGCAAAACGCGTTGCCCTCTCTGACGGCGCGATTTTACAAAGCGGCGACCGCATTGAAGTCGAGCTGACTTTAACCGCGCGTCATCAAGCAAGTTATCTGGTGTTTGAAGATATGAAGCCTGCGGGAACCGAAGCCGTAGAACTGGTTTCAGGACGTGGCTGGCAGGATGGTTTGGTGAGCAACGTCGAAGTGCGCGACGACAAAACAGCGTTTTTCCTCGATACGTTGCCGCGTGGCACGCATCGATTGCGCTACCAGTTGCGCGCGGAAGTTCCGGGCCGTTTTCACGCCTTGCCCACCAACGGCTATGCGATGTATGCGCCGGAAATACGCGCCAACGCGCGCGAAATGCGTCTTGGTGTGCGCGACTAGAAGCAAAAAGAGTACGGTCGAATTCGACCGTACTCTTTCTATCGCTTATTCGCCTAACAGTTCTGCAATCTCAACCGGACGTTTTTCCTGTGCGCTTTTCACCGCGGCCATGACTGCAGCAAAGGTCTGCAAATTGTCTTCGCCGGAAATTGGCGCGGGCACATTGCTTTCAATTGCTCCGGCGAATGCGTGCAGCGTTCCGTTCAATCCACCGAACTCGACCGGCGGGATTTCGATTTCTTCTTCGCGCTCTTCTTTCATCCAGCGTTCGCCGCGTGCGATGAAAATCTTTTCCTTGTCCCAATGGAGCGAGCCTTCGGCGCATTGCAGACGCCAGTTTCCGCTCCAACTGGTGCTCCTTCCCCGCGCACTCCAGTCGCCGGAATAGCTGAAGGGCATGCCATTTCCGAGTTCCATCGCCACGTTCGCTGCGGCATCGTGCTGATACCAGTTCCACGATGGGCTGAAACTTTGGGTCGAGACGCGCGCGATGTTCTGGCCGGTGATCGCGCGAATCAAGTCGAAGTGATGCACCGCCATATCGACGAGAAGCGGAAATTCCATCGTTTCGCGGAAGCTGCCGGTGAAGTCGCCGGGAATATAAAAATCCAGGCGGCCATGACCCAAAGCGCCAACAGGCTGCGCCGCTACAGTTTCGCGCCATTTTTGCGCGCTCGCGCTGAAGCGATAGTTTTGTGAAACCGCCATCTGCTTTCCGGCTTCGCGGGCCAGTCGCACCATTTCTTTGGCGTCTTCCAGGCTGGCACCAATCGGCTTCTCCGTAATGAAATGCAGGTCGTTTTCAAAGGCCAACCGCGCGTGCTGAATATGAACAGCAGGCGGCGTGACGGTGAGAACGGCATCAGCCTCGAAAGCACCGCTTTTCATCCCGGCTAATGCGTCTTCGAGCGACGAAAAACGCCGGTCTTCAGCCAGTCCGGTTTTTTCGCCGACCGTTTCCAGATTTTTCGGAACAACATCGACAATAGCGACAAGATCGAAATCCGGCGACTGCGTCGAAGGTCCGTTAATCCATGTTCCGCCCATGCCCCCGACACCACACTGAATCAAGCCTTTTTTGCTCATAATTTCCTTTAAACTCGTAGCTCATTTTATAACCGCTCTGGTCAAGGAAAAACACGATTTTGCTTCAAGAAAATTCTGCTTTGCCTGCTTTCGCGTTACCAAGTACGGTCGATTCCGAACGGACTTTAACCAACGCCCATTTCGCAGGCCGCGCCTTTGTGCTGTTCATTTATCCGAAGGACGCAACTTCGGGCTGTACGCTGGAGGCGCAGCAGTTCGCGGCGCTTTATCCCGAGTTTCAAAAGCATGGCGTCGAGATCGTCGGACTTTCGCGCGATGCGTTGTCGGCGCACCGGAAATTCATCGCCGCACAGAACCTTCCGTTCGCATTACTTTCCGACAAAGAGCAAACAACACTGCGCGCGTGGGACTTAATCGTCAATGCCACAATGTACGGAAAGCCAGTGACAAAAGTCGCGCGCACAACGATTGCCGTCGATGCAAAGGGCGTTGTGCAGCGCATCTGGCGCAATGTCACGCCCGCCGGACACGCGCAGGAAGTCTTGGATTGGGTGCAGCTTAATTTCTGAAGTAACATCAGCGGTTCTTACTACAAACTTCAGGAACGACAAAAGGTCCGGTCGAATTCGACCGTACCTTTTGTCGTTACGCGCTCGTCAGTGAAAACGAACGAATTACTGCGCCAGTTTCAAGCTGATAATTTCGTAAGGCGCGTAGGAAATTTCGATTTCTCCGCGCCGCGTTTCAACTTCTTCGCCTTCATCTTCCAAGAGGTTGCAGCGGCGGGCCGACGTGAAGGGCATTTCGAGAGAAATCGTCGCTTTGCCGCGAGCGCCATGCGTTTCGTAAAGTCGCACAATAAGCGCATCGGAATCTTCGGCTTTTTTGATGGTATCGAGCACCAGATTTGGGCTGTCACACGACGCGATACAGCGCGGCGCAGCTTTGGCCCACAGAACCGGCGAATTGAACGCGAAGCCTTCCGCGACAACGCCGCCATCGCGCCAACCACCGCCGTGAGGCATCAGCGCATACGAGAACTCGTGATAACCCCGGTCGGCTTGCGGGTCGGGGCTGCCCGGCGCGCGCAACAGGCTGAGACGAATCATATTGCCGAATGTGCTCCAGCCGTATTTGCTTTCCGATAGCACCGCGACGCCAAAGCCGTGTTCAGACAAATCGGCCCATTTGTGGCCGGGAACTTCGTATTTCGCCAGGTCGAACGAGT is a genomic window containing:
- a CDS encoding Gfo/Idh/MocA family oxidoreductase, producing the protein MSKKGLIQCGVGGMGGTWINGPSTQSPDFDLVAIVDVVPKNLETVGEKTGLAEDRRFSSLEDALAGMKSGAFEADAVLTVTPPAVHIQHARLAFENDLHFITEKPIGASLEDAKEMVRLAREAGKQMAVSQNYRFSASAQKWRETVAAQPVGALGHGRLDFYIPGDFTGSFRETMEFPLLVDMAVHHFDLIRAITGQNIARVSTQSFSPSWNWYQHDAAANVAMELGNGMPFSYSGDWSARGRSTSWSGNWRLQCAEGSLHWDKEKIFIARGERWMKEEREEEIEIPPVEFGGLNGTLHAFAGAIESNVPAPISGEDNLQTFAAVMAAVKSAQEKRPVEIAELLGE
- a CDS encoding peroxiredoxin, which gives rise to MLQENSALPAFALPSTVDSERTLTNAHFAGRAFVLFIYPKDATSGCTLEAQQFAALYPEFQKHGVEIVGLSRDALSAHRKFIAAQNLPFALLSDKEQTTLRAWDLIVNATMYGKPVTKVARTTIAVDAKGVVQRIWRNVTPAGHAQEVLDWVQLNF